The proteins below come from a single Miscanthus floridulus cultivar M001 chromosome 1, ASM1932011v1, whole genome shotgun sequence genomic window:
- the LOC136503868 gene encoding MA3 DOMAIN-CONTAINING TRANSLATION REGULATORY FACTOR 2-like isoform X2, translated as MEYDHDCVVPRPQEHQAPLKCCATESPTLSSEEFLQFKRKATTIVEEYFSTDDVAATANELRELHVPCYHYYFVKKLVSVAMDRHDREKEMAAVLLSSLYGDVVDRPQLCKGFCKLTESCDDLSVDTPDAVDILAVFVARAVVDDMLPPAFLAKQSACLPDGCKGAEVLRRAEKSYLSVPHHGEIVLQRWGGSKRITVEEAKAKISDILEEYLAAGDRSEALRCIRDLKIPFFHHDVVKRALVLAVERGGASEGHILDLLKSASEEGVINESQIAKGFDRLIDSLDDLTLDVPNARCIVKSVIHKASSEGWLCESCLKPLPPEPKKSSEVDDAAVRQFKAKAILIIKEYFLTGDIIEVLSWLEAENYSCCPSFNAIFVQKLVNAAMDRKSREKEMASVLLSSLCMPPEDVVAGFHLLIEAAEDAALDNPAIVEDLTMFFARSVVDEVIAPSDLEAMEEDASRVKADGSTGMLALRNAQSLLGAKLSAERILRCWGGGGSGKAGWELDEVKDKIGKLLQEYDCGGDIREACRCIMDIGMPFFHHEVVKKALVATIEKRGKDERLWELLSECYGRGLITPNQMTKGFNRVADCVDDLALDVPDAAKQLGCCVERAKKEGWLDPSFSMTRPGQPVANGVCS; from the exons ATGGAGTACGACCACGACTGCGTTGTTCCACGGCCTCAGGAACACCAGGCGCCGCTCAAATGCTGCGCCACCGAG AGCCCGACGCTTTCTTCTGAAGAATTCCTTCAGTTCAAGAGGAAGGCCACCACGATCGTGGAGGAGTACTTCTCCACGGACGACGTCGCCGCGACGGCGAACGAACTGCGGGAGCTCCACGTGCCGTGCTACCACTACTACTTCGTCAAGAAGCTGGTGTCCGTGGCAATGGACCGCCACGACAGGGAGAAGGAGATGGCGGCCGTGCTGCTGTCCTCGCTCTACGGCGACGTCGTCGACCGCCCGCAGCTCTGCAAGGGCTTCTGCAAGCTCACCGAGTCCTGCGACGACCTGTCCGTCGACACGCCCGACGCCGTCGACATCCTCGCCGTGTTCGTCGCCCGCGCAGTCGTCGACGACATGCTGCCGCCGGCGTTCCTGGCCAAGCAGAGCGCGTGCTTGCCCGACGGGTGCAAGGGCGCCGAGGTCCTCCGCAGGGCGGAGAAGAGCTACCTGTCCGTGCCGCACCACGGCGAGATCGTCCTGCAGAGGTGGGGCGGCAGCAAGCGGATCACGGTGGAGGAGGCCAAGGCCAAGATATCCGACATCCTGGAGGAGTACCTCGCCGCCGGCGATAGGAGCGAGGCCTTGCGGTGCATCAGGGACCTCAAGATCCCCTTCTTTCACCACGACGTCGTCAAGCGCGCGCTCGTTCTCGCCGTGGAGCGCGGCGGTGCGTCCGAGGGCCACATCCTGGACCTCCTCAAGTCGGCGTCGGAGGAAGGGGTTATCAACGAGAGCCAGATCGCTAAAGGGTTCGACCGTTTGATCGACTCTCTAGACGATCTGACGCTTGACGTGCCGAATGCGAGGTGCATTGTGAAATCGGTGATCCATAAGGCTTCGTCGGAGGGCTGGCTGTGCGAGTCGTGCTTGAAACCGTTGCCACCGGAGCCGAAGAAGAGCAGCGAGGTCGACGACGCGGCGGTGCGGCAGTTCAAGGCGAAGGCCATTTTGATCATAAAGGAGTACTTCTTGACCGGCGACATCATCGAGGTCTTGAGCTGGTTGGAGGCAGAGAACTACTCGTGCTGTCCCTCCTTCAATGCCATCTTCGTCCAGAAGCTGGTCAACGCCGCGATGGACCGGAAGAGCCGCGAGAAGGAGATGGCGTCGGTGCTGCTCTCCTCGCTCTGCATGCCGCCGGAGGACGTCGTGGCAGGGTTCCACCTCCTTATCGAGGCCGCCGAGGACGCCGCGCTGGACAACCCAGCCATAGTCGAGGACCTGACCATGTTCTTTGCTAGGTCCGTGGTTGACGAGGTGATCGCGCCGTCGGACCTGGAGGCAATGGAGGAGGATGCCAGCCGCGTCAAGGCGGATGGCTCCACCGGCATGCTGGCGCTCCGGAACGCCCAATCGCTGCTCGGCGCGAAGCTCTCCGCGGAGCGGATCCTGCGGTgctggggcggcggcggcagcggcaaggCAGGCTGGGAGCTGGACGAGGTGAAGGACAAGATCGGCAAGCTGCTGCAGGAGTACGACTGCGGCGGCGACATCCGGGAGGCGTGCCGATGCATCATGGATATCGGCATGCCCTTCTTCCACCACGAGGTGGTGAAGAAGGCGCTGGTGGCGACCATCGAAAAGCGGGGCAAAGacgagcggctctgggagctcctCAGCGAGTGCTACGGCCGCGGTCTGATCACGCCGAACCAGATGACCAAGGGCTTCAACAGGGTGGCCGACTGCGTCGACGACCTCGCACTCGACGTGCCTGACGCCGCGAAGCAGCTCGGCTGCTGCGTCGAGCGCGCCAAGAAGGAAGGATGGCTCGACCCGTCCTTCTCGATGACGAGGCCAGGGCAGCCAGTTGCCAATGGCGTTTGTTCGTGA
- the LOC136503868 gene encoding MA3 DOMAIN-CONTAINING TRANSLATION REGULATORY FACTOR 2-like isoform X1, with product MEYDHDCVVPRPQEHQAPLKCCATEQSPTLSSEEFLQFKRKATTIVEEYFSTDDVAATANELRELHVPCYHYYFVKKLVSVAMDRHDREKEMAAVLLSSLYGDVVDRPQLCKGFCKLTESCDDLSVDTPDAVDILAVFVARAVVDDMLPPAFLAKQSACLPDGCKGAEVLRRAEKSYLSVPHHGEIVLQRWGGSKRITVEEAKAKISDILEEYLAAGDRSEALRCIRDLKIPFFHHDVVKRALVLAVERGGASEGHILDLLKSASEEGVINESQIAKGFDRLIDSLDDLTLDVPNARCIVKSVIHKASSEGWLCESCLKPLPPEPKKSSEVDDAAVRQFKAKAILIIKEYFLTGDIIEVLSWLEAENYSCCPSFNAIFVQKLVNAAMDRKSREKEMASVLLSSLCMPPEDVVAGFHLLIEAAEDAALDNPAIVEDLTMFFARSVVDEVIAPSDLEAMEEDASRVKADGSTGMLALRNAQSLLGAKLSAERILRCWGGGGSGKAGWELDEVKDKIGKLLQEYDCGGDIREACRCIMDIGMPFFHHEVVKKALVATIEKRGKDERLWELLSECYGRGLITPNQMTKGFNRVADCVDDLALDVPDAAKQLGCCVERAKKEGWLDPSFSMTRPGQPVANGVCS from the exons ATGGAGTACGACCACGACTGCGTTGTTCCACGGCCTCAGGAACACCAGGCGCCGCTCAAATGCTGCGCCACCGAG CAGAGCCCGACGCTTTCTTCTGAAGAATTCCTTCAGTTCAAGAGGAAGGCCACCACGATCGTGGAGGAGTACTTCTCCACGGACGACGTCGCCGCGACGGCGAACGAACTGCGGGAGCTCCACGTGCCGTGCTACCACTACTACTTCGTCAAGAAGCTGGTGTCCGTGGCAATGGACCGCCACGACAGGGAGAAGGAGATGGCGGCCGTGCTGCTGTCCTCGCTCTACGGCGACGTCGTCGACCGCCCGCAGCTCTGCAAGGGCTTCTGCAAGCTCACCGAGTCCTGCGACGACCTGTCCGTCGACACGCCCGACGCCGTCGACATCCTCGCCGTGTTCGTCGCCCGCGCAGTCGTCGACGACATGCTGCCGCCGGCGTTCCTGGCCAAGCAGAGCGCGTGCTTGCCCGACGGGTGCAAGGGCGCCGAGGTCCTCCGCAGGGCGGAGAAGAGCTACCTGTCCGTGCCGCACCACGGCGAGATCGTCCTGCAGAGGTGGGGCGGCAGCAAGCGGATCACGGTGGAGGAGGCCAAGGCCAAGATATCCGACATCCTGGAGGAGTACCTCGCCGCCGGCGATAGGAGCGAGGCCTTGCGGTGCATCAGGGACCTCAAGATCCCCTTCTTTCACCACGACGTCGTCAAGCGCGCGCTCGTTCTCGCCGTGGAGCGCGGCGGTGCGTCCGAGGGCCACATCCTGGACCTCCTCAAGTCGGCGTCGGAGGAAGGGGTTATCAACGAGAGCCAGATCGCTAAAGGGTTCGACCGTTTGATCGACTCTCTAGACGATCTGACGCTTGACGTGCCGAATGCGAGGTGCATTGTGAAATCGGTGATCCATAAGGCTTCGTCGGAGGGCTGGCTGTGCGAGTCGTGCTTGAAACCGTTGCCACCGGAGCCGAAGAAGAGCAGCGAGGTCGACGACGCGGCGGTGCGGCAGTTCAAGGCGAAGGCCATTTTGATCATAAAGGAGTACTTCTTGACCGGCGACATCATCGAGGTCTTGAGCTGGTTGGAGGCAGAGAACTACTCGTGCTGTCCCTCCTTCAATGCCATCTTCGTCCAGAAGCTGGTCAACGCCGCGATGGACCGGAAGAGCCGCGAGAAGGAGATGGCGTCGGTGCTGCTCTCCTCGCTCTGCATGCCGCCGGAGGACGTCGTGGCAGGGTTCCACCTCCTTATCGAGGCCGCCGAGGACGCCGCGCTGGACAACCCAGCCATAGTCGAGGACCTGACCATGTTCTTTGCTAGGTCCGTGGTTGACGAGGTGATCGCGCCGTCGGACCTGGAGGCAATGGAGGAGGATGCCAGCCGCGTCAAGGCGGATGGCTCCACCGGCATGCTGGCGCTCCGGAACGCCCAATCGCTGCTCGGCGCGAAGCTCTCCGCGGAGCGGATCCTGCGGTgctggggcggcggcggcagcggcaaggCAGGCTGGGAGCTGGACGAGGTGAAGGACAAGATCGGCAAGCTGCTGCAGGAGTACGACTGCGGCGGCGACATCCGGGAGGCGTGCCGATGCATCATGGATATCGGCATGCCCTTCTTCCACCACGAGGTGGTGAAGAAGGCGCTGGTGGCGACCATCGAAAAGCGGGGCAAAGacgagcggctctgggagctcctCAGCGAGTGCTACGGCCGCGGTCTGATCACGCCGAACCAGATGACCAAGGGCTTCAACAGGGTGGCCGACTGCGTCGACGACCTCGCACTCGACGTGCCTGACGCCGCGAAGCAGCTCGGCTGCTGCGTCGAGCGCGCCAAGAAGGAAGGATGGCTCGACCCGTCCTTCTCGATGACGAGGCCAGGGCAGCCAGTTGCCAATGGCGTTTGTTCGTGA